From one Octopus sinensis unplaced genomic scaffold, ASM634580v1 Contig11718, whole genome shotgun sequence genomic stretch:
- the LOC115229085 gene encoding glutaredoxin-3, whose translation MAQVEEVTSVDRLNAILAEARSNLVVLHFSAKWSGECEQMNDVLRELAKDPHYVNVRFLVVEAEDLVELTKKYKVANVPVFIFFKNKSRIDTLEGVNALELCKKVKNLVEATVSIPAEESEDDLNVKLQALVSQAPVMLFMKGTPDEPRCGFSRTIIGILNEHNIDYSHFNILSDENVRQGLKKFSDWPTYPQLYHKGELIGGLDIVKELSESNELKKMLPQKEDLKVKLKTLINKASVMLFMKGSPDTPRCGFSKTTIGIMEETGVPYETFDILQDDSVRQGLKTYSDWPTYPQLYVNGELVGGLDIIKELKENNQLVDTLKGTS comes from the coding sequence ATGGCGCAGGTTGAGGAAGTTACCAGCGTGGATAGACTGAATGCAATCCTTGCTGAGGCGAGATCGAACCTTGTTGTTTTACATTTCTCTGCTAAATGGTCGGGAGAATGTGAACAAATGAATGATGTCTTGCGTGAACTGGCAAAAGACCCTCATTATGTAAACGTACGGTTCCTTGTCGTGGAGGCTGAAGATCTTGTTGAGTTGACAAAGAAGTATAAAGTAGCTAACGTTCCTGTGTTTatctttttcaaaaataaatcacGGATCGATACACTTGAAGGTGTCAATGCCTTGGAATTATGTAAAAAAGTCAAGAATCTCGTCGAAGCTACAGTTTCGATACCAGCTGAAGAGAGCGAAGACGACCTAAATGTGAAACTACAAGCGCTGGTTAGCCAAGCACCTGTCATGCTTTTCATGAAGGGTACTCCCGATGAACCTAGATGTGGTTTCAGTCGTACCATCATCGGTATCCTGAATGAGCACAATATCGACTATTCTCATTTTAACATTCTCAGCGATGAAAATGTGCGCCAGGGATTGAAGAAATTTTCCGACTGGCCTACTTATCCTCAGTTATACCACAAAGGGGAACTTATCGGTGGATTGGATATCGTCAAAGAATTGTCAGAATCGAACGAGCTTAAAAAAATGTTGCCCCAGAAAGAAGATTTGAAAGTTAAATTGAAAACCCTCATCAACAAAGCAAGTGTTATGCTGTTTATGAAAGGTTCCCCCGATACACCGCGTTGTGGATTCAGTAAAACTACTATTGGTATTATGGAAGAAACTGGCGTCCCTTACGAGACGTTTGATATTCTTCAGGATGACAGTGTGAGGCAAGGGTTGAAGACTTATTCCGACTGGCCTACATACCCCCAGTTGTATGTGAATGGTGAACTGGTAGGTGGACTTGACATTATTAAAGAACTTAAAGAAAACAATCAATTAGTTGATACCTTAAAAGGAACTTCATAA